The stretch of DNA GAAGCCTTCCAGGAAGGCGCGGGCGTAGATGCCGGGGGAGGCGTGGCCCTGGAAGTAGACCTGGTCCCCGGGGGCTCCGTCCTCGCGGCCGCGGAAGAAGTGGTTGAATCCCACCTCGTAGAGCGTGCAGGCGGAGGCGTAAGTCGAGATGTGGCCGCCGATGCCGTCCACGTGCTTGTTGGCGCGGTGGACCATGACGGCGGCGTTCCAGCGGATGATGGCGCGCAGGCGTTTTTCGATGCGTTCGTCGCCGGGGAAGGGGGGCTCTTCGGACCGGGGGATGGTGTTGACGTAGGGGGTCTGAACGACTTCCGGCAGATCGATTCCGGCGCGGGAGGACTGCTCGTGGAGGACACGCAGCAGATAGCGCACCCGGTCGGGGCCGTGGTAGACGCGGAGCTGTTCGA from Planctomycetota bacterium encodes:
- a CDS encoding pyruvate dehydrogenase (acetyl-transferring), homodimeric type, which translates into the protein MSSVQEPYEQEVQEEAAGVDVDPQETSEWVEALEQLRVYHGPDRVRYLLRVLHEQSSRAGIDLPEVVQTPYVNTIPRSEEPPFPGDERIEKRLRAIIRWNAAVMVHRANKHVDGIGGHISTYASACTLYEVGFNHFFRGREDGAPGDQVYFQGHASPGIYARAFLEGF